A window of Chlorobium phaeobacteroides DSM 266 genomic DNA:
TCGAGAAAACTTGATGCATGGATGGCCGGCTGGTCTATAGGGCTTGAAATTGATCCTCTTGATGTCTGGGGTTCCGATCTCAAAAAAAGCCGATTTAATTTTACCGGCTATCAAAACCCGAGAATTGACGGACTTTGTGAGCTTGCGAAACAGAAGATGGATCCACTGGAAGCGAAAGCGTACTGGATGGAATATCAGCAAATTCTTCATCGCGATCAGCCGGTCACATTTTTGTACTGGATAAGGGAAACGCAAGGTTTCAATAAAAGAATTCAGGGCGAAGAGCTTAATATTTCAGGAACCTTTTACAATATTGACGACTGGACTCTTAACCCTTCGGCAACTGTGGCTCTTTAAGATGATACCATGCTGACTTACATTATTAAACGGCTGCTGATAGCCGTACCGCTAATTTTTGGTGTACTCACACTTACGTTTTTTATCATCAGGCTCGCTCCTGGTGATCCGGCGGCATATTTCATCCAGCCTGGTATCAGTCCTCATGTAGCAGAACAGATCAGGGAGCAGTATGGCCTTAACGATCCCTTGCCTGTTCAGTATATCAAGTGGATTTCAAGTGTGCTTCATGGTGATTTCGGACGCAGTTTCAGCCGTGCTCAACAGCCGGTTTTTGATGTTATAGCAGAGGCTCTTCCTGTTACCGTAACCATAGCGCTTTTAACGCTTATTGCGAATTTCATTTTTGGCATTATCATCGGAATTATTTCTGCTGTGCGTCAGAACAGCGTGCTTGACAGGGTACTGACGGTAATTGCGCTGTTTTTTTATTCGATGCCGGAGTTCTGGTTTGCGTTGATGATGATCATTATGTTTTCTCTGAAGCTGCCACTATTCCCAGCCTCAGGACTGAATGAAATCGGAGCGGAAAGCTTCGGAACGGTCGGCTTTATTCTTGACAGGCTCTGGCACCTTGTCCTGCCGGTAACAGTGCTGAGTATTAACGGCGCTGCCGGCATTGCCCGTTATGTCAGAGGAAGCATGCTTGAGGTTATCAGGCAGGATTATATCAGAACAGCAAGGGCAAAAGGTCTGAAGGAACGAGTCGTTATTTTTAAACACGCGCTCCGCAATGCGCTCCTGCCGGTGATAACGCTTATGGGGAGCTCATTGCCTTTTATTTTTAGTGGGGCACTATTTATTGAGGTCATTTTTGCATTTCCCGGTATGGGGAGAGTGACTGTCGAGGCCATATTTTCAAGGGATTATCCCTTGATTATAGCAAATACCTTTATTTCCGGATCTCTTATTGTCCTCGGAAACCTTGTTGCTGATGTGTTCTATGCTGTTGCGGATCCGAGAATCAAGCTTTAAATTATTCCGAGAGGAACTCTTTGGCCAGTGAAAATCGAATTGTTAAATACCCCTGCTGATGCTCTTGAAATTCGTTATGAAGAGCAGATCCGTCCGCTGAAAATGGATGATTTTACTGGTCAGCAGCGATTGACCGATAATCTCAGGGTTTTTATTTCAGCGGCTAAAATAAGGGGAGATGCACTTGATCATGTGCTGCTTTCAGGCCCTCCAGGACTTGGTAAAACAACTCTTGCAAATATTATTGCATCAGAAATGGGCGGGAATATCAAGGTAACTTCCGGTCCGATGCTTGATAAGGCAGGAAATCTTGCCGGTCTTTTGACAAGCCTTCGTAAGGGGGATGTGCTTTTTATTGATGAGATTCATCGACTTCCCGCGGCTGTAGAGGAGTATCTTTATTCAGCTATGGAGGATTTCAGGATTGACATTATGCTTGATAGCGGGCCATCCGCACGTGCCGTACAGCTTCGCATAGAACCGTTCACCCTTGTGGGCGCAACAACCCGTTCCGGACTGCTCACCTCCCCATTGCGCGCCCGGTTCGGTATATCCAGCAGGTTTGACTACTATCCACCCGAACTGCTTGAGCGTATTATTTTAAGGGCATCAGGCATTCTTGGAATCGGCGTGACGACGGAAGCTGCAGGTGAAATTGCCGGCAGATCAAGAGGTACGCCCCGTATTGCCAATCGCCTTTTACGACGAGCGAGGGATTTTGCCCAGGTTGCTGATTCTTTTGTCATCAATCACGATATTGCCATGACAACCCTTGCCTCTCTTGAAATTGATGAAGAAGGTCTTGATGATATGGATAAAAAAATAATGGATACCATTGTCAACAAGTTTAACGGAGGGCCGGTTGGTGTTGCTTCTCTTGCTGTCTCTGTAGGAGAAGAACAGGATACCATTGAGGAGGTCTATGAGCCCTATTTGATACAGGCAGGGTATCTTGCCAGAACTCCGAGGGGCAGGGTCGCTACGAGGCTTGCTCTCAAGAGATTTTCTTCAGGATCCGGCATTAACAGCAGCGAAGGGCCTTTGTTCGATGCAGCGCCTGCACGATAAGATCTTTTTTCGAAAAGAACGCTTTGCGAAAAGCGTAAGGCCAGTCTTTGCGTATTCTGGTATGGTCGTTGCGATTTGTATTTTGCTGCTGTTTTTTTCGAGCTGTTCTTCAACGACGATTGTAAGCAAATCTCCGTCACGTGCTGGTTTTGAAAAAGGTATTACTGCGGAGCAGCTTAAAGGCGAATTTATTACAGCATCATTTCGTGCGGCAAAGGGTGATTATTGGGGAGCGATTGATCATTATCGTCGAGTCATCAAGCAGGAGCCTGATAATGCAGCGGTGAATTATTTCATGGCAAAAGCATTTTCGGTTCTCGATGTCTCCGATTCAGCAATGGTTTACAGTGAAAAAGCGGTTTCACTCAGCCCTGATAATCTGTATTATCTTAAATTACTTGCCGGAATTTCCCATCGATTGAAGGACTACAAGCGAGCAGCAGAAATCTTGACAAGAGTGGCTGCGCTTGAACCAGGACATCCTGAAAATCTCGCTCTTCTTGCACTTGCATATCTTTCCTCCGAACAGCCAGAAAAAGCGCTTGATGTTTTTCAGGAGATGCTCAGGCTTGATCCTGAAAATGAACGCACCCAGGCACAGGTTTTGCTGCTTGAAATAAAGCTTCGCCATTATCAGGAGGCGATCGGAACGCTTAAGGAACTTATCGGTGCGGGTGATGAAAAAGAGAAATTACGACTGACTCTGGGTGAGCTTTATCTGCAAACAGGCCAGAGAGATCTTGCTGTTGCAGCTTTCAGGTCTCTTGTGAAAGATGATCCCC
This region includes:
- the ruvB gene encoding Holliday junction branch migration DNA helicase RuvB — protein: MKIELLNTPADALEIRYEEQIRPLKMDDFTGQQRLTDNLRVFISAAKIRGDALDHVLLSGPPGLGKTTLANIIASEMGGNIKVTSGPMLDKAGNLAGLLTSLRKGDVLFIDEIHRLPAAVEEYLYSAMEDFRIDIMLDSGPSARAVQLRIEPFTLVGATTRSGLLTSPLRARFGISSRFDYYPPELLERIILRASGILGIGVTTEAAGEIAGRSRGTPRIANRLLRRARDFAQVADSFVINHDIAMTTLASLEIDEEGLDDMDKKIMDTIVNKFNGGPVGVASLAVSVGEEQDTIEEVYEPYLIQAGYLARTPRGRVATRLALKRFSSGSGINSSEGPLFDAAPAR
- a CDS encoding ABC transporter permease, which gives rise to MLTYIIKRLLIAVPLIFGVLTLTFFIIRLAPGDPAAYFIQPGISPHVAEQIREQYGLNDPLPVQYIKWISSVLHGDFGRSFSRAQQPVFDVIAEALPVTVTIALLTLIANFIFGIIIGIISAVRQNSVLDRVLTVIALFFYSMPEFWFALMMIIMFSLKLPLFPASGLNEIGAESFGTVGFILDRLWHLVLPVTVLSINGAAGIARYVRGSMLEVIRQDYIRTARAKGLKERVVIFKHALRNALLPVITLMGSSLPFIFSGALFIEVIFAFPGMGRVTVEAIFSRDYPLIIANTFISGSLIVLGNLVADVFYAVADPRIKL